Proteins encoded together in one Xenopus laevis strain J_2021 chromosome 6L, Xenopus_laevis_v10.1, whole genome shotgun sequence window:
- the LOC108719563 gene encoding histone H3, embryonic-like, protein MPGTKQTTRKSTGGKAPCKQLTTKSAKKSAPSTVQLKKTSSLPAQHSRSLRDPLQSEIHRAAHPPLECLVQEILRDHKSNLMPHTNQTTCKSTREKAPRKQLATNAARKSAPATGHQRIEKTSSLTARHNRSQLVQQAAHPPVDHLVQEITQDFKTALRFQTSAVNVLQEASEAYLAGLFEDTNLCAIHAKRITITPKDIQLARRIRGDRV, encoded by the coding sequence ATGCCCGGTACCAAGCAAACCACCCGCAAATCCACTGGAGGGAAAGCTCCCTGCAAGCAGCTCACTACCAAGTCAGCCAAGAAAAGTGCCCCATCCACCGTCCAACTGAAAAAAACCTCATCACTACCGGCCCAGCACAGTCGATCTCTGCGAGATCCGCTGCAATCAGAAATCCACCGAGCTGCTCATCCGCCTTTAGAGTGCCTGGTCCAGGAGATCCTTCGGGACCACAAGAGCAACCTGATGCCCCATACAAATCAGACCACCTGCAAATCCACCAGAGAGAAGGCTCCCCGCAAGCAGCTCGCTACCAATGCAGCCAGGAAGAGTGCCCCGGCCACTGGCCACCAGCGGATTGAAAAAACCTCATCGCTAACGGCCCGGCACAATCGCTCTCAGCTAGTTCAGCAAGCTGCTCATCCACCTGTAGATCACCTGGTCCAGGAGATCACTCAGGACTTCAAGACCGCCCTTCGCTTCCAGACCTCAGCTGTCAATGTTCTGCAGGAGGCCAGCGAGGCTTATCTGGCCGGTCTCTTTGAGGACACCAACCTGTGCGCCATCCATGCCAAGAGAATCACCATCACGCCCAAGGACATCCAGCTGGCCCGCAGGATCCGAGGCGACAGGGTTTAG